CACTTGCGGCACAATGACCGTGACTTTATCGCCGGGCATGACGCCGAGTGCGGTCGCGACTTCGACACCTAAAACAATGCCGTAATCACGCGGGGCGAGGCTGTTGAAACTGCCTTCCAGCATTTTGAAATTGACATCGCTGACTTGGCTTTGCAGTTTGGGATCAATGCCTTGCAGCACAATGCCACGCATGAGATTACCATTGGTCAGCATGACTTGTTTTTGCACATAAGGAGCCGCGCCAATGACGTGTTGCTGTGCCTTTAGTCCGTCAATTTTTGCCGTCCAATCCGTGAGTTGCCCATTTGTCCCCGAAACCGTGACATGGGAAACCACACCCAGTATCTTGTCTCTGAGTTCCTTTTCAAACCCGTTCATGATCGACAAGACCGTGATCAGCACCATGACTCCCAGCAGGATGCCGAGCATGGAGGCAAACGAGATGAACGAGATGAAACGGTTACGCCGCTGTGAATGCGTGTAGCGCTGTCCGATAAATAATTCGAGTGGTGTAAACATGGGTGGCGATTGTACAGGTGATGAGTGTCGTTTAATAGTGAAGTATCGGGAGATCAGACATGCGTTTGTCGAAATGGTTTAGTGCTGTGTTGCTGGCGATGGCTTTTTTCGCCAATACTGCGTTTGCGGACTATCCCAGCCGTGGCATGAGCATGAACGGTGTTAAGGCGCAATACGGCGAACCGCAGTCGGTACGTCAATCGGCTGATCCGGTCAAAAAGCGCTGGCCTCGGATTACGGTATGGCAATATGGCACGTTCTCGGTGTATTTCGAGCGGCATACGGTGTTGCATACAGTCGTGCATTGAGCGTGAAGCCTTAGGTGGGTTGAATCAGCAGTAATAACAGCCCTGCCAGTAGGTAATACGCCGCAAACTGGACGGTGAGCGGCTTTTTGAATTCCTCTGGAATGTATTCATCCACGAAGGGAAAAAAGTAGCGCACGCCACCGATAATCAGTGCGGTGACTCCCCCTAAGACCAGCATGAAGCCAACGGCTGCCAGTAAACTCATCATAATCATTTTCCTCGCTGAACGGGCTGAATAGGTGTTTTATCGTGGATTAATGGTATCATTTTGCTTAACTCATGACTGGATAGGCACCATGGAAATCATTAAAAATTCTGCTATTCGCCCCGAATTGCTGCAATCCCTAATCGACTATGCAGAGCATGGCATTACGATTGCCGAGCGCGAAGGCAATGACACGATTTTGTTGTATGTTAATCGTGCGTTTGAACAAATGACAGGCTATAACGCGGAAGATTGTTTGTATCAGGATTGCCGGTTTTTGCAAAGTGATGACCGTGACCAAGCCGAACTCAACCGAATTCGCATCGCCATCGAATCTGAACAGCCCGTCAGAGTGGTTTTACGCAATTACCGCAAAGATGGCACCCTCTTCTGGAATGATTTGAGCATCAGCCCATTCTTCGATGAAGAAGAGGGCGTGATGTATTATATCGGTGTACAAAAAGACGTAACCGAGCTGGTATCTTTGCAGATCGAATTGGCTGAAGTCAAAGCGCGTTTGGCGGCACTGGGTGGCTGAGTGCCTTCATGCCAGAAAATTCAGGGGTGTGTGGCTATGCCCCGGCAACAAACTGGCGAGTTGAGTGTTACCCAAATGTTTGCTGGCAATTTCTCCAAAAATATCCCGAA
The DNA window shown above is from Candidatus Thiothrix sulfatifontis and carries:
- a CDS encoding PAS domain-containing protein; translation: MEIIKNSAIRPELLQSLIDYAEHGITIAEREGNDTILLYVNRAFEQMTGYNAEDCLYQDCRFLQSDDRDQAELNRIRIAIESEQPVRVVLRNYRKDGTLFWNDLSISPFFDEEEGVMYYIGVQKDVTELVSLQIELAEVKARLAALGG